The DNA window GCATCAATTAAGAATCAATAAAATACCTCACAGACATGGAGGCAAGCAAATCTGATggagccagtttttttttttttttttttttttggttctttttttcggagctgaggaccgaacccagggccttgcgcttcttaggcaagtgctttaccactgagctaaatccccaaccccggagccCCACTTCCCAGGTATCTTAAATTGACCACCAAGGTTACCCATCACAAACTCTTTTGTGAATGATATCTTCTGAATGGCTCAGCCAGGCTGAAACATCTCAACTCTCTGGAAAGCCCAGGCATCCGTGTCTGATGTTGCCTAGATAGAGAACTGGCCAAGGATTGTGTCAGAGGGCACCAAGGACATCACCAACTATACCAGCTCCAAGTGACATATGCACGTGTAGTCTGTTCTTGTGCACAGTGGTGATTTGAAAAGGGGATGTGTTAAGCCAAAGAACTGTCTGGAGCAACAGTGTCCTCCACATTTGAAGCTACCACAAGTGGAATCCTAACACACTATAAAAACTGCTACCTGGAGACATGCCAAGAGAGATATGTGATAGTGCTTTGTGACTGGATGACTAATACAGTGATACAGTGTTACAATAATACTGCAATAGTGGTACAGTGACAGTGATACAGTGTTACAATGATAgtgatacagtgtttcagtaaTATAGTAGTACAATGTTACAGTGTTAATGATGCAGTGTTACAGCAGTGCAGTGATAGTGTGTTATAGGGACAATGATACAGTGTTACAGTGACTGATACAGTATTACAGTCATACAGTGATAGTGTTACAGTGACAGTGATACAGTATTTCAGTAATACAGTGGTACAATGTCATAGTGACAGTGATACAGTGTTACAGTGATACAATATTACAGCAATATAGCATCAAACCAACAGTGATACAGTGTCACAGTGATGACAGTGATACAGTGTTACAGTAACACAGTGATACAGTGTAACAGTGACAgtgatacagtgtttcagtaaTACGGTGATATAGTCTTACAGTGATGGTAATACAGTGTTACAGTGATACAGTGTTACAGTAACACAATGATACAGTGTTACAGTAACACAGTGATACAGGGTTACAGTGGCAGTGATGCAGTATTCCAGTCATACAGTGATACAGTGTAACAGTGACAGTGATACAGTGTTACAGTGACAGTAATACAGTGTTACAGTAATACTGTGATGCCACACTACAATAATACTGTGATATAGTAATACAGTGATAGCAGAAATACAGTGATACAGTAATAGAGTAATACCATGTTACAGTAATACCGTGATACAGTAATACAGTGATACAGTAATACAGTGTTACAGTAATACAGTAATACAGTAATATAGTAATACAGTGATACAGTGTTGCAGTAATACAGTGTTGCAGTAATACAGTGTTGCAGTAACACAGTGATACAGTGAGCTGGAGCAAGGCCCAGGGTAGGATCCTTTCCATTTCTGGGCCCACAATTCCTAGGATGTGTTACCTTGAGATGGTAGTTTGTGACATCAAGTTGCATGTCCTTGTGCTGTCTGTCTCCCAGCACAACacagatttatttgttttgggaTGGGGATGTTGGTGGTGattgatttttgtctttcttatttttcagtttaggttttctttttcctttgaaacagggtttctccatacagctctgactgtcctagcactctctctctagaccaggctagccttgaactcagagatccatctgcctctgcctccctagtgttgggattaaaggcatataccaccaccaTTCAGCTTTTGAAGTAggtttcatgtagtccaggctggcctccatctcattttgctgaggatgaccttgaaccctgAATTTTCCTCCTCCTACCtccttgtgctgggattacaggcgtatACCACCAAACTGTTTATTCAGTGCAGGacttttgtgcatgctaggcaagcactctacccactgagctacacctcagTCGGCAAATCAAGTCTACTCTTCAAGACATGGAAGAGAAGTGGTGGCtcacccctgtaatcccagcaggcagGAGGCACAGGTGGGAGATCTAGCTGAGCCTCAGCCCCACTATACCCCCTGATTTGATACTTTGATGTGGAAGGTGTGACTCATGGATTagcagcacctgggagacaggaGGAGTGAGCAGCACCTCAACCTGGCTGGAGCCTCCGGCTAAACAATATCCCCCAGTTATCCATAGCAAATATGGGAGTCTGCTCGTCCTGCTGActttcttctcccccctccttagtccttcctctcttcctgccttccttcttccttactCTCTTCTTCAATCTATTCCTCATTCTTTCTTGCCCCTGCTTAATACTGAGCCAAAACTGCCACCCCCCAACCAAAATCAGGGGATGTGAGGGCTTTCTGACCACATCCAGTACCTGTCTTTCCCTGCTCCTACCATCCCGACTTCTCAGGTGGGTCATACACAAGTCAAGACCATGCTGAGGAGGTGACTCAGGGCTAGAATGTGTGCTTATCGTGTACCAGGCCCTAGTTCTATTTGCAAAActttacccccacccccaggagtaAAAGCCACAGAGTGCAGGAGAGGAGGATGGTCATGGTGTAAGAGTGTTTGAAGTGGTtgaatgagatgtctccattggTTTACcacatttgaacatttggtccttACTTGGTGCTGTTGTTTAGGGAGGTTAAGGAGGAATGGCCTGGCTAGAGGAAGTGTCCCAATGGGTTTTGGGAGCTGAAATCCTTGCCCTGTATCTGTAGTTCACTCACTCTACTTTGATTTTGAGGTTGAAGATGTGAAATTCCAGCTTCTTGCTCCAGTTGCCTTCAGCAACTGACCCGCCATTTTGGACTCTAGCTAGCACTCTgggaaccatgaaccaaaataaattctGTAAGTTGCTTCGGTCATGAGAGTGTTACTTTATTGATAGGCAGAAGAATAGGTGCCAGAGTTGTGCCAtactctgccctgacattcctctaacTATTGTCTGTGGACTTTGAGTGTGCATCCTCAAGGATGTCTTCCTAGACAAGTGTCCCCAGCCCTGCGCTCCCAGCCCCACCTCTCATCTTTAGAATGTAGGCACAATGGGTTGGAATTCTTCAAACCTGTTCCACCCCTTGCTTAGCTTCTGCGGGTTCCACCAACTTACAAAGGGCATCGAGAGGTGAAGGCACCATGTCTGAGGGGTGAGAGCTtgagggggtgcagagcaaataCTTTACTATACTTGAGATGCATGAACAGAGGGGAGCTGGGTGCTGGCAGGCCCTGCATGCCTTTGGGCATCTGCATGGCCTCCCAGTTCTACCTCCTGGGATTGGCATTCAGTCCCAGGGTTTCAGAAGTCTGCAGAACTTCTCCTGGACTATTCCAGCTCCAAGACTCTGAGGGATCGAAGGCCATTTCTCTTCTCATCCCTTCCCCACTACTGCAGACCATTACCACAGAGTGGGTGGGGACCCTTACTTACAAAGGTCTCTAGACTCCCATCCCCACAGGGATGACCGGGCCCAGCTCTCAAGCCTAGGCCAAGTCCCCACTGTCCTTCCTGATCCATCAAAGGCCTCAAACCCCTTATCATAGACCTCCAAGCCAGGCCTGTGCGCTCTCCTTCTTCAGCAACCCCTCGTTTCACTGAAGTCCACTTTGATACTATCATGAACTTCTGCAACCCCAAGTTCACAGTCCTCCAAAATCAGCAACTTGTCCCCTGTCCCCACTGTTCcctcttggtggtggtggtggtgcagcaCACAGCTAGTGCACTTTCTCTAGAACTTACCAACGCCTCTGGGAGGCCTCCCACGCGACTCTGGAAGAGGTGCTGGAAAAAGAGCCATCTCCGCTTGAACCCGTGCTCACCCGGGAGCGGCAGAGCTTCCAGTACAGGATCTCGGTGCTTTACCTGTACTACCTGGGGCTGCTGCGCCGCTTCAACCTGGCCTACGACCAGATGGTGCAGCCACAGAAGCGTAGGTTGCTGCGGCGCCTTCTGGACGGTGTGGCAGGACGCGTGCTGGAGCTTAAGGACGAGCTGGTGCGCGTCGACTTGTGTGAGACCCACTGCCTGGACCGAGTGTTGCAGGAACTCAAGCTAACCCCGGTGGGTGCAGGAGCAGCCACTCATGGCGAGATGAGAGTTGGGCCCCTTGTGGAGTCATGGGTTGGGATTGGGTAGGCCATGACCTGAAGCAGTTCTATTAGGGAACTGGGTGATGGGACTTGGGATTTAGACTCTCGGGAACTGCGGGGCTtttgagagaattgggctcccacACTGTGTCTGAGAAGATCTGGAAGCCACAGAAGGTGGGTGAGGAAGGTCCTCTGGAGGCTTGCTTCTCAAAGCATGGTCCCTGACCATCAGCTAAGAGCTTGCTGGAAATGCAGAATGTATCTCAGACCTACTAAATCTGCACGTGTTTCTCAAAATATCCCCAGGAGGTCTGTGAGCATCGCCAAGTAGTAGAGGCGTGGCACAATGCTAAGCAGTGTCCAGGGCTGCCCTATCAAGGCCAGGATTTGGTACTTGCTCCATAGCCAAAGAAGTCTCAAAGTTTCCTTAGTCTGCTTCCGTAGACTTAGgggtggggaaaggaggagggttTCTCCAGGTACCATGTTCTGTTGCAGTCTGGATGATAAAGACACTATCAAATGCTTTCCTGTGGATCCTGAGGGATGGCTGCGTTTGGCACTCTCAGAATTAATCTCAAtcagatgtggggcaggctaaGAAAGGGGTGACCCCTGGGTCCTAAACCATAATTCATGTTTCCCACCCCAGGTTTCTAGGAGGGCGGGAAATAGAAGTGTCTGGAAACCCAGACGATGGGCCTGAGGGCCTGACTTTCTAATATCTGACCCTCCTTCTCCCCCTATATTGTTTTAAAGGCAGACTTGGAGGTTCCCATCCCCAAGTATTTTCAGCTGGAGCAGACCAGCACCATGAAGGCCCGTCAGCAGATGCTGGCCGAGATCCTGGCCAGACTGGAGCCACTGGCTTCTCAAGAGGTAATGTTGCTAGAGCCATTAGGGTCAGAACCTGAGTCCTGGAAGTCTTAACAAGCTAGGTTCCCTTATGGACCCTCAAATCGCTCATCAAACACATTAATGGTAAAGGAAAGGCTGTATTCGCTGTGGTTACCTTCAAAAGTAGCAGAAAAAAAGAGATTTCAAGTTCACTTtcagggtcacaacattaggttTAGGTTTAAGTAGAGGACCAGACTACTTAGCCCAGTAGCATAACTAAGTAGCTCTCTCCCAAAGCCCCGCCCATAGTTGTCattgtcatcaccaccaccaccaccaccatcactaccacgtGGGCTCCAATCTTTCCTACAAGGTAGTCTGATAATGGTTCAACTCTGTAAGCATCTTTCTGGGAGACAAGATCGCGCCCTGGCTGGCACCTGGCTCCTTTCCCTACCATGATCTTCCTGGGGAAAATTCCAGATGCTTGAGGTTCATTGTTTCAATACCCTGACTGCCAAAGAGAGGGGCATGGTGTCTCCAGTGCATCTTGATTCCTGCCAAAGCGTTCCCTGTAAGTGAAGGACACTCTCCCAGATTCCTTCTACATCTTTCCTTAGCACAAACGGGCCCTGTCCTACCCTAGTCCCACTTCAGAGGCAGCCCACAGCCTCTCCAAGTCTGCTCTTGTATTCTCTGGGACCCTCTGACACTTTGCAGGACACATCTCAAGCACCTTGGATGAGGGCCCCACTACATCGTTGCTGACTGATCTCTCAGCAGCCCTCCCTGGGTACAAGCATGCCCTCCGGTCTTACTGTTCTTTTTGCTCCTTGTTATGACCAGAATCTTCGAGGAATGAGCCGGACTGAGGCCCTGATTATAGTGCAATGTGCCGAGAGGGCTAGGCAGGGCCGACTACGAGCCACCTTCATGCGAGAGATTAGGAAAGAGGAGGAACGGGACCGGAGGATTCGAGAGAATGGGCGACAGAAATTCAGTCAGGACCAGGGAGCCATTGTCATACAGAAGGTAACCCTGGGTGACAGAAAGAAGGCCAGGGTAGACTCACCTCTCCCAGTAAGAGCTGGGCACAATGATTCATCCCAGGAGTAAGAATGCCTCAGGTCTGTGGTCCTATAGCTTGATGCTAAACCCGAGACGTCAATCCATCAATAAGCCCAAGACAAGAAGACCAAAGGTGTCTCAGGATGGATGTGCCCAGCACCTAGGAAAGCACATTGGTACACTCTGTAACCTAGGTCCTAAAGGGGCTGTGTCACATCCCTAGCCCAGGTTCTTTAGGTCAAAACTGCTGGGAGGGGCTAGGGAGGTGTCTTgaggttaagaccactggctgctcttgaagaggcTCTGAGTTCGTTCTTAGCATgcacatggcaactcacagccattgtaactccagttccagggcacccaCCACCCTCCTTCCTCCAGTCCCACGCTAACTTCCTGTGCCAATACCTTAGGTGACATCAGGCAGCAGCAGTCACCCCTGCTGCTCCCCACTAGGCCTGAAGTCACATGGCCTGGAAAGCACCTAAGTGGCATGTGCCCCTGACCCAGGTGTGGAAAGGTTACCTACAGAGAAAACGTATTGAGCAAGATCGACGCATGGAGATGGAGTTCATTGGCATGGTAAGCCCTCCCTGGCCTGCCCAGCGCACCCCTCCTTCGTCAGCTTCGCCCCTGTCACCTTGTCCCAGGGTCTACTTCCTCCACTGAGGCAGGGCAGGAGACCCTGGGGGAGAAAGAAGCATAAGAACCGGGAACTCACTGGGTTTTCCCAGCCCTCCCACTTCTAGAGCATCCCATAGGATATCAAATGTGGGGGTAGGGATGACAGAGGGCCTCCTGGACCTTGCATCCCTGCCCCGGTTGGCAGGAGAGGCTTTGGGGTGAGTCCAGCCTCAGGAAACCCCTCAGAAAAAACTTGGAAGCCATGTTGGGGTAATAATATACCCCTAAACCAGGACTTCTGAGGCTACAGGCTTCCCTACTTGCTCTAGAAGCCCAGATGAGCTTCTCTGGACTGCTAAGAGTGACTACACATGGCGGGGAGGTGTAGCGAGAAGGGACTGAGACCCCTAGATATTGCACATGTGCATATCCAGGTGGAGTGATCACCCCCATTCTCTCAAAGTGTCCTCTATCTTCAAACCCTTCCTTCAACCAAGCCTGTTTCTGTCGAAGGCCCTGACAGGGTGAGGGTCAGACTCTGGGACAAGGAGCTTTGCCCTGGGTGGATCCTCTGGAGACCTGGCTGGAGGGCGGGGCAAGGTTAAGGCGGGGCAAGTTTAAGGCCAGAAGGACTAAAAGAAAGGCATTTTGGGGAGCAGGCTGGATGACTACTAGGGGCTGCTGTGCAGGAGTAGAGGTCAAAGACTTGCTAGGAGGCTGCAGAATGGGACCcccaggagggagaggaggggtgggggCAAGAGCAGTGGGTGAGGAATGAGCCTGGCCGCCCGGGCCCATCAACAGTGTGAGCTCAGCGTTTTCAGTAATTGTCTCTGCGCAGAgtgatatttaaaatacatttgggAGCCAATGAGGCGGGAAAGTGGCTGTGAGAGCGGCTGCCAACTCGGCCGCCAGGCGGGGCATGCGTGGGGGCTGGGGCCCCAGgctcacggggggggggggagggggctgctaGGGAGGGGGAGCGCCGCCCGGATGCATCTAGCAAACTCATTACCAGGGTAATTTACACAGACAAATTTCGGCTCCAAACACAATTTCTCCTGATGCAGGCATGCCCGTTGCTCCGTGAGGGCATGTGCATGAGACACGGGCGTGTGTGGAGGGCGTTGGGAGCGGAGtgggagcaggtgtgtgtgtCTAAACATGGAGGCTGTGCCATCCTTTGTAAAATCTTGGCCTCTCTCTACTTCCCCTAGCTCCCCTCGTCCAGCCAGACAACGAGACAGAATGCCCTTGCCCAGGCCTTCGTGGGGGAGGAGTCACGGAGGACCCGGCAggtggaaaaggaagaggaattcCAGGAAGCCATAGCGAAAACCCACGAGTCTCTCACGGAGACCGAGGGCCCTGACATGAAGGAGAGGATGAAGGACCAGATACGACAGTGGTTTATTGAATGCCAGTCAGTGTCCACAGCTGCAGCTGACCCAACCTTCCATACTTCATCCCCCACCTGTTCTCCCGTGAGACTGTCCCCACCTCTGTCTGCTCTCACCCTCTCCTAACACTCTCCGTCTAGACCTTGAGCTCCACTGTAAGGGCCATCTTCACACCTGACTTCCCATTTGCCTGTGAGAAAAGAAGGTACCAGGACAAAACAGGAAGTGTCGCAAAAGCTCCCACAGCAGTCTACAATTCCATCCTAACTGCTTATTCTTCCGGGTATCCCCCATCtctctttcattcatttattcttccctccatctctccaaccaccccATCCCTGTGCCTGTCCACCTAGTCATCTATCAGTCAGTCAATCATCTACCCGCCCCTCCACCCACCCCTCCACCATCTAACTGTACTATATCCACTCAGTGCCCTTACTGGTCGGTTCCCTGATTATCCAGACGAGGCTTCAGGTGGATCCTACCTGATCTTCGCAGACAAGACTCCAGAGCAGGTACTCTTGAAAGGGAGCAGGCCCCGCCTGTGATTATGGACAACAGTGTGTGTGAGCTGAGTGGCAGTGGATTGCAAGAGTCAGCCGAAACAGAGAGCGCTATGGCCAGAGGGGAGGACATGTGCCTAAAGAAACTAGATGGGGCTGAGGGCAGTCATGGCCCTGAGAAGGGAGTGGTCTTGGAAGACCACTGAGGATGGTCCCAGAGCGGGCATGGCTCTGATGAGATCAGTCCTTCCCAGCACCCTGCCCTTATTTGACCCCCCCAGTGCCATCTCTGTACACCCGCTGTCTCTACCTTGGCAGTTTGCCAAGGCTGAGAAACCAGGTCTGCTCAGCTGAGGCAGGCAGTGGGTTCCCTTCTCTAAAGTCCCCAGTCCCCAGAACACTGCTTGTTGGGTCCAGGTGAGACAAGAACTGGAAGCACAGGCCCAGGAgaataaaaagaaggaacaagAGAAGAATAAGGACAAagtgaaggaaaaaaaggaaaagaagaaaaagaaaaccaaggaagAAAAGGCCAAGAAGGTTGGCTAGTTCCCAGCAGAGGGATTGCGTGTGGGGAGGGAGAGCCTGTGACTCTGAAGTCAGCTCTGAGGGAGGCTTTCCCAGTCTCCTTGAGGAGGCAAAACTGCTCTCCCTTTCCATTCTAGGACCCAGAAGTGATGTTCAAAGTGCTGCCATCCAAATCTATCCCTGTGATTAACGCTGGTCACGAGGAATTCACAAGTAAGAACGGAGGGCCAGATGTGTTGAGCCTGGGGTGCACTGTCTCGGGTCTTAGGTCTTAGAAAAAGTAGGTATCTGCTACAGGAGTGGcacaggaggagagggaagaggttAAAGAAGTATGTGATGGCCAGTGAGTGGGAATGTCGCTTGTTTTCTTCAGGATTCTTGAGTCAAGCAGTTAAACCTAGGGTAGAAGCAGGGCTGGCAGCTAGTGAGGACAGGAGGCTAGCTAGCTAGGGAactgtgtgtacgtatgtgtgtgcatgtgcttgtgtgtgtgcatgtgtgtgtttgtgtttgtgtgcatgtgcagccTTTTTTATGTGGTTAGGTATTTGGAAGAGCCGCTATGACAACAAACACCCCAGCCAGAGCTTTGACTCTGAGACCCTccgggaggagaaaaggaagcaagTGGAGATGGAGATCCGGGTGCAGGTGGGCCACAGCCTGAGGCTTGCCTCAGCTACTCTCTGGAGCCTTCCCACCCCTTCCCAGTCCACCCCCAGCACCTCAGGCCAGGCTCTACCTGTCACCCTATCACCCACACTGTCCCAGCTTCTCTAGTTTCCCCTCAGGGATCAATAAGGATGGGAGCGGGGCAGTCAGAGGTACAGCCAGCCTAGCCACAGTGCTGAGcatgccccccccacacacacacacacacgcactaaaCCTCATGACTGGGCTGTCTGCTGATAAGAATATGTCATCCTTCAGACCCATCCTTGGTGGGGACCTGGCTTCCAGCAGCCCATTGAAAGCCTATAGCTGCTTAGGTCCCCGAAAAATTAAGGGGATGATTTCTGACTCTATTTTGTGGATTCCATCCAAAGTTAATGACTGGGGAGGGTGGTCACCCTCATCATGGAGAGCAAAGTGTGGATTCAGATCTGGCATAGACAGGATCAGTGGAGCAAAGACCGGCCGAGTCTCTAGTGGAAAGCATTGGTGGCTGTCTGTCCCCTTCCTCCCCTgaggctccccccacccccacccctctcatCTAATCTCATGTATCCAGGTGGATGAGCTAATGAGACAGGAACTGAGGAATTTGCGTCTGGCTGTGGACAGGGAAGAGACCAGACCCCTCAAGTCTCCAAAGGCAGATAAGAGTCCAGGGCTGGGAAGGAGAGGGTACTTGGGGGTGAGTTGGGAGCAGATGGCAATTACCTGTATACTCATTTCCCACCAGAAAAAAGGCGGGAAAAAGagtggaaagaagaagaaggaaaaggatctGACCCCAGACAGGTGATCTGGCTTCACAGCCTTAGGCTTCTACAGGACGCAAACCCTGGCTCTGTCATTATGTAGCCTTAAGGAAACTGCTTCACCTCTCTGAACCCCTAAGCTTGTCAACCAAGTTTCTGcctttaaaaatggaaatcgCTCTGGGCAGCCCACATACTAttagtggaggcaggaggatctctgtgagtttgaggcttgtctggtctacaaagtgagtttctgGGCTTTcggggctacaaagagaaactctgtcttgaaaaacaaacaaacaaagctgggTGAGTTGCCCTTGTGAGTCAGAGAGTGAGGTGTGTGTGGGAAGACAAATGGATCACTGAAGTTCATTGGCTAGCTGGTCAGACAGACCTGATGGGCGAGCCATCAAGCAAGGAAAGGCAACTTGACATTGATCTTCGGCTTCAAtacgcatgctcacacacatgcacttgcatgcacatgtgcatacacacatacacacacacacacacacacacacacgcacattagCTTTATaatcattcatacatatatatatatatatatatatatatatatatatatatataaaatttgacTGTCCCTTCAATCTGTGCCTATATTGAATACCCTATGGGCACTGGGGGACCTGCTAGAAGCCTTCTGCTTACTAATGGCTGCAACTTCTGCAGGGCCACAACTCACAAAGGCAGTCACACTCTACACTTTGTTTGGGAGGCAGGGAAAAAAAGATTTGTGCTCAACTCAGACTTCAAATGGTGGACACAAAAGACTGGTGGGCATTGTTTGCAGGGGCCTTGGCTTCTGCCACATTCCGCAGGGCACTCACTGTGGAGTGTCTATCCCCTGACACAGTGGTCAGGAATTAATTTTCTGATTCTGGCTGTCCAGATGCCATGTAGACATTTCTGCTCACAGAAATTACCAGGGCACCACTTGCCTCTTTTTGTGATCAAAGCCCCATCTCCACTTCCTTCTCTTGTCCCCTCTCACTGATGTCTGTGGTGTCCTTCTGCACCACTCTCCCACAGGTCTGTGGACTCATTGTTTGAAGAGCTTGTTGTCATCGGCCTTATAAAGAAGTCTCTGCTTGTGACACTGAATGACTACATTGGTGAGCCCCTCTCATGTCCCTGCACCTAGGTATGGCCACCTTGCCCTTCCACACCTGCCCCGCGTCCTGGGGTCTCTCTTCCAACAGATCTCTCCCACAGACACTCACAGGCGTGTCACTCATCAGCTGTCCCCTCCTGGTCCCTACAGGTGACTGCCTCTATCTCGGGTCCACTCTGACCTTGGCAAACAAGATACCCATGCCTTCCCTGTTTGATATACGGCAGAACATAGCACTGTATGGTGTTCTTCGGTTGGGTGAGAATTCCGGGGAATGTGGAAAGCCAGAGCTGGGTGGGACCACAGGAGCATGGCTGAGAAGGGTGTGCAAGCCTAGTGGACCTTCTTCAGTTACACTCAAATTGGGCCACCTTAGAGATCGAGTGAGACCATGACTTGCTCAATCCCAACTGGCATCCTGTAGTCAGTCTCGTTCTCAGAGAGGCATCCCTGCAAGCTTATTAAAGGCCAGAGACCTTTAATAAGAGCCTTGCAAACAGTGTGTCATGTGCTTTCAATGCCACCCACCAGGGTAGAATTGTATGGTGTGGAGGGAAAAGCAGTGTCCCCGACTGGCCCTTACACACAGTTCTCTACCACGGAGGTGGCAAGCAGGCTGTTGATGCAGACCTGGGGAAGCTGCTCAGGTCCTGGGGAAGGTAGCACAACCCAGACCCTCATCTCACCCTCTTAGCCCCAGGCCGCCTTAGAACCTTCTACACCTACTGCCCAGTTTTGGTCCATTGCCTGCCCCAGCCCTCTCTACTTCCTCCCAGGCTCCCATGACATACATACCATGGCACCCCTTGTCCGCTCCATCCTCCTGGTGGGACCCTCTGGCATGGGGAAGAAGATGTTGGTCCAAGCGGTGTGCACAGAAACTGGTGCCAACCTGTTTGACCTGTCACCTGGCAACGTGATGGGCAAATACCCAGGGAAGAATGGATCACAGCTATTGATGCACATCGTCTTTAAGGTCCGTAGCCTCGAGTTTGAGGCTTGGGTTGATTTCTCAGGAGAGAGACAACAGCAGGGCTGGCTTTCTGAACACTCTGGGGGTGGTCTATGCTGTACCGAAATGAAAAGGACCTGAA is part of the Rattus norvegicus strain BN/NHsdMcwi chromosome 4, GRCr8, whole genome shotgun sequence genome and encodes:
- the Iqca1l gene encoding IQ and AAA domain-containing protein 1-like; translated protein: MSEGTYQRLWEASHATLEEVLEKEPSPLEPVLTRERQSFQYRISVLYLYYLGLLRRFNLAYDQMVQPQKRRLLRRLLDGVAGRVLELKDELVRVDLCETHCLDRVLQELKLTPADLEVPIPKYFQLEQTSTMKARQQMLAEILARLEPLASQENLRGMSRTEALIIVQCAERARQGRLRATFMREIRKEEERDRRIRENGRQKFSQDQGAIVIQKVWKGYLQRKRIEQDRRMEMEFIGMLPSSSQTTRQNALAQAFVGEESRRTRQVEKEEEFQEAIAKTHESLTETEGPDMKERMKDQIRQWFIECHALTGRFPDYPDEASGGSYLIFADKTPEQVRQELEAQAQENKKKEQEKNKDKVKEKKEKKKKKTKEEKAKKDPEVMFKVLPSKSIPVINAGHEEFTSIWKSRYDNKHPSQSFDSETLREEKRKQVEMEIRVQVDELMRQELRNLRLAVDREETRPLKSPKKKGGKKSGKKKKEKDLTPDRSVDSLFEELVVIGLIKKSLLVTLNDYIGDCLYLGSTLTLANKIPMPSLFDIRQNIALYGVLRLGSHDIHTMAPLVRSILLVGPSGMGKKMLVQAVCTETGANLFDLSPGNVMGKYPGKNGSQLLMHIVFKVARVFQPSVIWIGNTEKTFYKKIPKEERRMDPKRIKKDLMRATRQLGPGDRVMLIGTTERPQLAEMKGLCRFYERILFIPRPDYASRYVLWKRMIENQGIGVQQTQSLDISALARVSDGYTPGHILQSIQSVLTERRLLQLTKKPLVASEFVVHLAKLDPVYREEEESLKEWFYKTPLGKKNIKFTKDQQEAEEARLAKEKKKKK
- the Iqca1l gene encoding IQ and AAA domain-containing protein 1-like isoform X1; protein product: MKARQQMLAEILARLEPLASQENLRGMSRTEALIIVQCAERARQGRLRATFMREIRKEEERDRRIRENGRQKFSQDQGAIVIQKVWKGYLQRKRIEQDRRMEMEFIGMLPSSSQTTRQNALAQAFVGEESRRTRQVEKEEEFQEAIAKTHESLTETEGPDMKERMKDQIRQWFIECHALTGRFPDYPDEASGGSYLIFADKTPEQVRQELEAQAQENKKKEQEKNKDKVKEKKEKKKKKTKEEKAKKDPEVMFKVLPSKSIPVINAGHEEFTSIWKSRYDNKHPSQSFDSETLREEKRKQVEMEIRVQVDELMRQELRNLRLAVDREETRPLKSPKKKGGKKSGKKKKEKDLTPDRSVDSLFEELVVIGLIKKSLLVTLNDYIGDCLYLGSTLTLANKIPMPSLFDIRQNIALYGVLRLGSHDIHTMAPLVRSILLVGPSGMGKKMLVQAVCTETGANLFDLSPGNVMGKYPGKNGSQLLMHIVFKVARVFQPSVIWIGNTEKTFYKKIPKEERRMDPKRIKKDLMRATRQLGPGDRVMLIGTTERPQLAEMKGLCRFYERILFIPRPDYASRYVLWKRMIENQGIGVQQTQSLDISALARVSDGYTPGHILQSIQSVLTERRLLQLTKKPLVASEFVVHLAKLDPVYREEEESLKEWFYKTPLGKKNIKFTKDQQEAEEARLAKEKKKKK
- the Iqca1l gene encoding IQ and AAA domain-containing protein 1-like isoform X2 — its product is MSRTEALIIVQCAERARQGRLRATFMREIRKEEERDRRIRENGRQKFSQDQGAIVIQKVWKGYLQRKRIEQDRRMEMEFIGMLPSSSQTTRQNALAQAFVGEESRRTRQVEKEEEFQEAIAKTHESLTETEGPDMKERMKDQIRQWFIECHALTGRFPDYPDEASGGSYLIFADKTPEQVRQELEAQAQENKKKEQEKNKDKVKEKKEKKKKKTKEEKAKKDPEVMFKVLPSKSIPVINAGHEEFTSIWKSRYDNKHPSQSFDSETLREEKRKQVEMEIRVQVDELMRQELRNLRLAVDREETRPLKSPKKKGGKKSGKKKKEKDLTPDRSVDSLFEELVVIGLIKKSLLVTLNDYIGDCLYLGSTLTLANKIPMPSLFDIRQNIALYGVLRLGSHDIHTMAPLVRSILLVGPSGMGKKMLVQAVCTETGANLFDLSPGNVMGKYPGKNGSQLLMHIVFKVARVFQPSVIWIGNTEKTFYKKIPKEERRMDPKRIKKDLMRATRQLGPGDRVMLIGTTERPQLAEMKGLCRFYERILFIPRPDYASRYVLWKRMIENQGIGVQQTQSLDISALARVSDGYTPGHILQSIQSVLTERRLLQLTKKPLVASEFVVHLAKLDPVYREEEESLKEWFYKTPLGKKNIKFTKDQQEAEEARLAKEKKKKK